Proteins encoded within one genomic window of Hermetia illucens chromosome 2, iHerIll2.2.curated.20191125, whole genome shotgun sequence:
- the LOC119647615 gene encoding U3 small nucleolar RNA-associated protein 4 homolog: MARQNQRATKCHNIEERCGVLDFCVARTRLVNAMKMKAAEGEGITRIHNVRFYNLPPRSINCLSYNQRSGKLALSRSDGSLEIWDISYAAFLEKCIPGDGKLSIEGIGWAGDRLFSAGLNGEVVEWDLTALKRKASQRVTGLAIWCLDINRTGSCMAVGTEEGYLNAFDIDENGITYKNLFDKQEGRILCCRFDAIGDYIVTGSIDVIRIWNTKTGHAIHRMALGRSEKKRETIVWSLQVTKAFFIIAGDSRGQITVWDGKLGAQVESHQVLQADVLAVAINEEEDVLVCSGMDPIIRIYSLTEIKKNDRLTKKWVKFFQRNVHDHDVKALVCVGSDLISGGVDGYLGISSYAKTGQSHIAKHGPFLQSPCAAISPEARLLLLQYVTGLDVWRLGSALDRVQITDEESKDHRKILSLDAGPEQLIQLQSVNHEAIVCSALSPNGRFLVYSTTKSIRIFVITAPPGQPVKLTRIKDLPESCSACSKILFSRDSSTLFLVKPGVNHIDVFNILSDYEIDYCETIDALRAIRDVIHLLTISHCGRYLVAAGTCRTIAVWQKMQKHWDHYFNLPKYMVPTTAIALHYAKPRLVAAFTDGKIFEYDLDEMAFTCSSNKKFFSTCQTHSVNNIVLCNNNENIFILHNDKMLYVLEKQPSEERNSIKTAKSDGSKNTADLKLKYQKSFEHFVYLERLSENEVVAVGVNPVSIIEQLPAVLKKKKFGAT, encoded by the exons ATGGCACGCCAGAATCAACGTGCAACCAAATGTCATAACATTGAGGAACGGTGTGGTGTCTTGGATTTTTGTGTGGCTCGGACTCGGCTAGTTAACGCTATGAAAATGAAAGCCGCAGAAGGCGAAGGCATAACAAGAATTCACAATGTCCGGTTCTACAACTTGCCACCAAGATCCATTAACTGTTTGAGTTATAATCAACGATCAGGAAAGCTAGCACTATCAAG AAGTGATGGATCTTTGGAAATTTGGGACATCAGCTATGCAGCTTTTTTGGAGAAGTGTATTCCAGGGGATGGCAAGCTGTCCATAGAGGGTATCGGCTGGGCTGGCGACCGTTTATTTTCAGCTGGACTGAACGGAGAAGTGGTGGAGTGGGATTTGACTGCTTTAAAGCGAAAAGCATCCCAGAGGGTCACAGGCCTCGCTATTTGGTGTCTAGATATCAATCGCACGGGGAGTTGTATGGCTGTAGGCACCGAGGAAGGTTACTTGAATGCGTTCGATATTGACGAAAACGGAATCACCTACAAAAACCTTTTCGACAAACAAGAGGGACGAATTCTATGTTGCCGATTCGACGCTATCGGCGATTATATAGTGACAGGATCAATCGACGTAATTCGAATTTGGAACACGAAAACTGGACACGCTATTCACAGAATGGCCTTAGGAAGGTCTGAGAAGAAGCGCGAGACGATAGTGTGGTCGCTGCAAGTAACAAAAGCCTTCTTTATAATTGCTGGAGATTCCCGAGGTCAGATCACTGTATGGGATGGGAAATTAGGGGCGCAAGTAGAGTCACACCAAGTATTGCAAGCAGACGTGCTGGCTGTCGCAATAAACGAAGAAGAAGATGTGTTGGTCTGCTCTGGAATGGATCCCATCATCCGAATCTATTCCCTGACGGAAATAAAAAAGAACGATCGGTTGACGAAAAAGTGGGTGAAATTTTTTCAGCGGAACGTGCACGACCATGATGTTAAAGCCCTGGTGTGTGTTGGATCTGACTTGATATCGGGCGGAGTGGATGGCTATTTAGGCATTTCGTCATATGCAAAGACAGGCCAGTCCCACATTGCAAAACATGGGCCTTTCCTGCAGTCACCATGTGCTGCAATCTCTCCAGAGGCACGATTGCTTCTACTTCAATACGTTACGGGGCTGGATGTGTGGCGATTGGGTTCAGCTTTAGATCGTGTTCAAATTACAGATGAAGAGAGCAAAGATCATAGGAAAATTTTGTCACTTGATGCAGGGCCTGAACAGTTGATACAGCTACAGAGTGTCAATCATGAAGCAATTGTCTGTTCGGCTCTTTCACCAAATGGTCGCTTCCTCGTATATTCAACAACCAAAAGCATTCGCATTTTCGTAATTACTGCTCCACCAGGCCAACCTGTCAAACTAACTCGTATTAAAGACCTTCCGGAAAGTTGTTCCGCATGTTCAAAGATCCTGTTCTCTCGGGACTCAAGTACTCTGTTTCTTGTGAAACCCGGCGTTAACCACATTGATGTGTTTAATATTTTATCGGATTACGAGATAGATTATTGTGAAACTATTGACGCCCTACGTGCTATACGGGACGTCATCCACCTTCTAACTATTTCACATTGCGGCCGTTACTTGGTTGCAGCGGGGACTTGCCGGACTATTGCAGTGTGGCAGAAAATGCAAAAGCATTGGGATCATTACTTCAATCTTCCAAAATATATGGTACCCACGACGGCAATTGCATTACACTATGCAAAGCCACGACTGGTAGCTGCATTCACAGATGGCAAAATATTTGAATACGATCTCGACGAAATGGCCTTTACTTGTTCGTCGAACAAAAAGTTTTTTTCCACTTGTCAAACACATTCTGTGAATAATATCGTTCTGTGTAAtaacaatgaaaatattttcattctcCACAATGATAAGATGCTCTATGTGCTGGAGAAGCAACCAAGCGAGGAgcgaaattcaataaaaacggcTAAATCAGATGGATCGAAAAATACAGCTGACTTAAAGCTGAAATATCAGAAGTCATTCGAG CATTTTGTTTATCTGGAGAGGTTATCAGAAAACGAGGTAGTTGCTGTTGGTGTCAACCCAGTTTCCATAATAGAACAGCTTCCGGCTgtattgaaaaagaagaaatttggtgCTACTTGA
- the LOC119647618 gene encoding programmed cell death protein 5 → MGDSDLEAVRAQRMAQLQSQYGGGDGEKQKAQQEQMRQQEETKNSILAQLLDQQARARINTLKLSKPEKAEMVEGMIIRMAQMGQIPGKLDDAQLVTLLERLNSQMPQQKSTVKYDRRRAAIDSDEDEDYGC, encoded by the exons ATGGGTGACTCAGACCTTGAAGCCGTTCGAGCGCAACGAATGGCCCAATTGCAGTCTCAGTAT GGAGGAGGTGATGGGGAGAAACAGAAAGCCCAACAGGAGCAGATGCGACAACAGgaagaaacaaaaaattcaaTCCTCGCGCAACTCTTGGATCAACAAGCCCGTGCAAGAA TTAACACGCTAAAGCTCAGCAAGCCCGAGAAAGCCGAAATGGTTGAAGGCATGATCATCCGAATGGCGCAAATGGGTCAAATTCCTGGTAAACTAGACGATGCGCAACTTGTCACGCTCCTTGAACGGCTGAATTCTCAAATGCCCCAGCAAAAATCAACTGTGAAGTACGATCGAAGGAGAGCTGCCATTGACTCAGATGAAGATGAAGACTACGGTTGCTGA